Proteins encoded in a region of the Populus nigra chromosome 3, ddPopNigr1.1, whole genome shotgun sequence genome:
- the LOC133689193 gene encoding S-formylglutathione hydrolase has translation METKPSEISSSKMFGGYNKRYKHFSPTLGCSMTFYIYFPPSPSPSHKFPVLYWLSGLTCTDENFIAKSGAQRVASTEGIVLIAPDTSPRGLNVEGEADSWDFGVGAGFYLNATQEKWKNWRMYDYVVKELPKLLSENFPQLETSKASIFGHSMGGHGALTIYLKNLDKYKSVSAFSPVANPINCPWGQKAFTNYLGPSKADWEEYDATSLVSKVHDVSATILIDQGDEDKFLHDQLLPNKFEEACRSASVSVLMRLQPGYDHSYFFIATFIDDHIHHHAHALKL, from the exons ATGGAAACAAAGCCAAGTGAGATCAGTAGCTCAAAGATGTTTGGTGGATACAACAAGAGATACAAGCATTTCAGCCCTACACTGGGTTGCTCCATGACTTTTTACATCTATTTCCCTccatccccttccccttcccacAAATTCCCA GTGCTGTATTGGCTCTCTGGTCTTACCTGCACCGATGAGAACTTTATAGCTAAATCAGGAGCTCAACGTGTTGCTTCGACAGAGGGCATTGTCCTGATTGCTCCTGATACATCTCCAA GAGGCCTGAATGTGGAAGGAGAGGCAGACAGCTGGGATTTTGGTGTAG GTGCTGGATTCTATCTTAATGCTACTCAAGAGAAATGGAAGAACTGGCGGATGTATGACTATGTTGTCAAGGAACTGCCAAAACTTCTTAGTGAAAATTTTCCGCAGCTGGAGACATCAAAAGCATCTATATTTGGTCATTCGATGGGCGGCCATGGTGCTTTAACAATCTACCTGAAGAACCTTGACAAGTACAAG TCGGTATCTGCCTTCTCACCAGTTGCCAACCCAATTAATTGTCCATGGGGCCAGAAGGCTTTCACAAATTATCTTGGACCCAGTAAAGCTGATTGGGAG GAATATGATGCCACTTCTCTGGTGTCAAAGGTCCATGATGTATCTGCTACCATTTTAATTGATCAG GGAGATGAGGATAAATTCTTGCATGATCAGCTGCTGCCAAACAAGTTTGAAGAGGCATGCAGGAGTGCAAGTGTTTCAGTTCTGATGCGATTGCAACCTGGTTATGATCACTCCTACTTTTTCATTGCCACTTTCATCGATGACCACATTCACCACCATGCTCATGCTCTTAAACTTTAA